The Lolium rigidum isolate FL_2022 chromosome 1, APGP_CSIRO_Lrig_0.1, whole genome shotgun sequence region GTATGGTAAGAAAACCTCCTTATGGAGCTTCGAGTCCGAGAGTGGTAATCCCAAATAAGATTGTGGGAACGAAGCCGCTTCACAGTTCAGGACTTCTGCAATCTCCTCTCCTTCCTGCATAATCAGGTTTATCTACACAAAGGTTTGATTTAGTGAAGTTAATGTTTAGTCCAGTAGTGCTAGCAAAGTCATCTAGAATTTGTTTTAAGATTTTTTGCTTGCTCCACATCCCCTTGGATTAGGATCAAAATATCCTCTGCATATTGTAGCACGAGGCATGGATGATCTTGTAACACCGGATCTTGAGTCCAGAATGGATTAAAAAAAACTTAGAGCTGGATCCTTCAACATCATCACTAATGAATAAAATTGTATCGTTCATCACTAATGAATAAAATTGTATCGTTAGAGTATTACAAGATTGAAATCTGCCAAAGACCTGCAATCAGTCAATTACTTTGaggggagaaaaaaaaaagttgaccCACTGACATGTCGGTCCTATATATCAGTGAAAAGCTAAAAGAAAAATGATGGTAATTTAGGGGCTCCCACTCAAGCTGCTAGCTTCTTTTGGCTTCAAAATTGGAGGCAGTTCATATATtttagaagtcgtttggaagccagacttttattttatttgtagcattttaaaatgaatacatgtattcattttatttacattgtaattccagaaatgaACACTTGTTTGGTTCCCACAGGAATTCCAAATGATTGCAGAATTCTATATTAAATTTGTAAATGGTTTACATAGAGAAACGCGAATGACAGGTCTCAGTTCGGAATCATGTTTACCCATGGCATCATTTAGCTGGATTTTCTAAATGAAATGACGGCCTAATtccgtggcaaccaaacagctcacctatgaaattccaaaatgaattccagaaTTCTAGggccaaatgatggataccaaacgacttctTATAGAAAATACCTTCTCTGTATTATTTTGATCCCTGGGCTTTCATAGTAACACAATTTTTAATCACACGAAAATTGGTTCCCAAGGCTCGATTTTATTCTTTGACAAACGTAAGCCTCGATTTGTTTTTTTGAAGGAGTAAGCCCCGATTTGTTGTTTTCACAAAACCGGATGGTTACAATTCGTAAGTGGTAAGCCTTTAGGTTACAAAAGCACAGACAAAACCCTCTTGTCCTCTTATATATTTTCCTCCTGGCAAACCCCGAAACAAAAAGCACCCCCCTGTTCCTGTGCGCGTACTTCCGACGCCAACACTACTCGGCGACGGTGATCGCCTCTACGCaactcctccgccgccgtccCCTCTCCCGACACATCCGCTACCTGATTCTCCGTGCGCAGTTCTAGGTCCGTACCAAGAAACCCTACCCCTTCCCGCTGTCTCGTCTTCTAGCTGATTTGAGGGTTTTCGGTTCTGCCGGTAGGCTGATTTGAGGGTTTAATGTGGCTTTcaattttgttcttgtttccaatctcGGATAATGCCGTCCTTGGAGAAATCTGTGTCTTACGGAATAGTCTCGGGGTTCGGAATTAAACCACTAGTCTATTCTCTGTTAAATCATCAATGGGGATTTTTTCTACTCATGATGAAATAGGGATTGGCAATTGGGGATTGTTTTTTATGTGACTGCAAGATTGGTATCTAGGGTAGAAGCAATTTTGCGGGTTATCCAGCAGCCCAAACGTCTGTTATTGATGAATATTTTAAGTGGAGATGTAGATGGTTTCATGGTCATGGTCACGTGGaccatagatgtatctagatgctatttagtgcCTAGATACaactaaattttgacaaatctcagacaatcTTCGTGGGATGGAGGGGTAGAAATAGTCCTCCTGGCCCCGAATTGCATAATCAATTGAGAACTGAAAACTTTAGCAACGGCGTCGCTGCACTACCAGATTTTTTATAAATCTCAGACAACCTtcataggatggagggagtatatttttttGCATTTGGAACATAGTACTCCCTTGAAAGATGTCTTAGATTtttcatccaaatttagacaaatctaagacatctttcATGGGACCGAGGGAGTACTACATATCCTCGAAAGAGAACGTTGTACAGATAAATCATTATGTTCGAGTGATCTTGTTCATGCTTTATTTCCTTTTTAAAATACAGACCATGTGGTTCTCACAACAACTACATGCCTCCATGGTACTGACTGAAGTTACTTGGTTTTAGTGCTGGTAGTAGTTTGTTTATTTTGTCAGATTTTGCTGGATGCAACTGTGATAATGTGCTGATAAAGATACATCCGTTTTTTATGGTTGTTAGCACGCCTCTTTTGGCTTCCCCACCACCTCTAGTTACTGCCCTGTTCTCGGTGTGGGGTGTGGAGTACGTTAGCTTCTGACTTTTCGAGTGCAGCATACTATGCCCTATTTCGTGTATACATTGATGTTCTTACAAAATTTCACTGTGTAATAGTTTACCTCTGCTTGTTTATACCGGTAGTAGTATAGCATGCTTAAGAACTTATAGTTTCTTACCATTTGCCTCATGATCTCAAAATTCAGTTCGTAGTTTCTGGCAAATTGTATTAGTTttttatttgaactattttctTAGTAGTTCTTGTGAAGGCAGAATGTCGGAGTATACAAGCATTTGAAATCAGGGTCCTATTGTATCCACAGTATTCTGGATTTCATCAGCATGAATTATTTGAGTTTACACAAGCCTGTTTCATGAATTATCGTTTGCTTCGTACCAATGCCTGTGAATGCGTGCATGTTTATTTTTATAGCGTATTCGGAAGTTGGAATTGATTCCGCAGTTTGGCATATAaatatgcttttgagttgatgctCAGATGAAGTTTTCATGCTGCATGTACAAAGGAAAATCTAATTTGAACTAATTGCAGACTATTTGGATGAGAGTTTTATCAATCTGTTTTTTAGTTCTGAACTAGTCACTGTGTTGTTGCAGAAAACCTTATTTCTTTCGATTCTGTGTTCTCAATGTCTCTTATTCCATTCACAGGAGAATGATAAACCTTTTCAAGATAAAGGGGCAAAAGAAGGAAGATGCAGCAAGTACAAATGGAAAGCCTGTTGCCAAGAAGCAAAGTCCAGGGGAGTTGCGTCTCCATAAAGGCATGTTCGCTTTTTGACACGAACATAAGCAATGTGATTAGGCTTTCTTTCCTTATTTTTGTTATCATATTTCTCTACGCCATGTGACTTCTATTTAAACTTCTGTACTGGGCACTAATTAGTTATTTACAATCATTTTTTACATTTCATTTGCAGATATTGCTGAACTCAACCTTCCGAAAACAACCAAAATTTCTTTTCCTCAAGGCAAGGATGATCTGATGAACTTTGAGGTTACCATCCGACCTGATGAAGGATACTATGTGTAAGTGGTTTTGAAGTTGCTACAAATACTTTACCATGCTATTTTAATATTTGAATTTTACATGTAAATGTCCAGTGGGCATTAAaatataaaattctctacctggcTGTAGATGTATATAAGGGTTGTGGGTGCTCCTAAATCTATATAATCGACCCCTCTCTAGTCATTGCCTGTCCAGCAGCAGCTGCAGGCTCCTCCCACACCGATATTGACTGGCTGTGGAGGGCCACAGCCCATGTGGTTATGCTTCTTTTATGGCCTCTCAGCAATTACTGTGATAAGCCAAAGGATAGATATGTTGCATTACTGAAAATCACCCTTTTGTATTTTTTTCTTCTAACACGCAAATGGTTTTTACAGGGGTGGTAAGTTTGCTTTTACCTTCCAAGTTGCTCCTGCTTACCCACACGAACCACCCAAAGTCAAGTGCAAGACTAAGGTAGCGAGGCTCATTATTATAGCACTTTGTAATTCCTGCTTTATCCCATCTCTGTTAACCCACCCTTATAAATCTTGGTACTTTATATTTCTAGGTTTACCATCCTAATATTGACCTGGAGGGGAATGTCTGCCTTAACATTCTACGTGAAGATTGGAAGCCTGTCCTCAATATCAACACCATCGTATATGGCTTGAATCTTCTTTTCTCAGTGAGTATAGCGTTTGGTTAGCTACACCAGTAGTTAGTCTATCTATGAAGAAAGATATGATACTACATATATTTTTTTtaaagctgatttggttttttCTTGCATGTTCAAAATCCACCTTCCAATTTATTTTCTCACTTTCGTGACGAAAAGTGACTTTGGCACATGATTACTGGttttaaaaaaacatatttctgagATTCCAAAAAATTTGAGCTTAAATCTGCACATACATAGAAATCTTCTGAATGTACTGTAAAAGTTTCGgaagaaaatatgttgtattatgaattatgaactatataaaaaagacaaatttctgacaaaaaaaTGTCCCTATGCACAgccataaatttgtttttttctgtaactaaaaatacaacataatttttaccgaaactttgcacgagtattcatgacatatgtatgtatttgtggaataatttttatgattttttgaaacataaaaatacagttttcaaatatttcaaaaaccgggagcactggtgctcatatgCACCAAATCTTCTTCTCTTTCGTGAGCATTATTTTACCCTATACAAGTATTGCTAGTTCTGTTAGCATTGTTATAATTATCAGTTGTTGCGTTAGCTAATAATCACATACTAACGTCCTTGCAGCAACCTAACGAGGAGGACCCCCTGAATCATGAGGCAGCAGCTGTTCTTCGGGACAACCCACAGAAGTTTGCAAAAAATGTCCAGAGGGCGATGGCTGGAGGCTTTGTTGATGAAATCCAGTTCCCTAGGTGCATGTAACGCCCGAAGATGGTGATGTGTATCTGACTTTTCTGCTATCAATGAGCTGTGTGGAACAGTGTCCAGAAGAAGTTGCATTCGTGTTATCGGTGCCAATGTTGTTACCTTCTTCAGAGCATTTGGGTCATGTAAGGTTCTGTATTAAACTGTCGGGGCACTTGGGGTGGTGACATTGCCAGAGACGCTTTAGAATTTTCAAAAGACAAAATGCTGAACAAGATTCTATTGCTTTAGCTTCGTGCATGTTTTATCACTTGAGTACCAGCAGGTCTGTGCTTACTTCCTGGTATTCTTGTTTTAGAGAATCCTTGGTACCATGGTATGGTCACCAACACCTGCACGCTGGAGTATGTGTTACTTTCATCAAATCTGTGCTCAGGCTTATTAGTCTGACTGATTTGAAGCTAGCATATAGTACAAAGCGTAAGCATAAACAGAGGTAGCAATCAATAAGGAATGAAATAGGTATTCGTAGTTTACAATACCTGACTGGGTTGTTGTTCAATCAGACGAGTCCTTGAAACAGACGGCTCCTGGGTCGCCCCGCGCGACCTGGGGCGGAAACCCTAGCGCCCCCCAACCACcccctccctcctcccctcccggccgccgccggcgtgcgccgccgggcaaagccagcgcggtgccggcggcggtgggccTTTCCTTACCCGATGCGAGGAGATCCGGGCGGGGCGGCGCTCTCCTTGGCGGCGGTGCAGCTCGGCGGAGGTCGGCGCTCTCCTTGGCGGCGGTGCAGCTCGGCGGAGGTCGGCGTGGCCTGGCGTGGCGGCAGCCGGCGAGCTGCGTCAAGGGCGACTTCCCGCAGGTGGAGGCGGCAGGTGGTGGTGCTCGTGGCTGCTGCTGcccatggcgacggcggcggtctaAGCACATCTCTGCAGGTTcttggtcggcggcggcggactgCATCCATGCATAGGTCCTACTCGGCGTCTCCGGCGCTCGACGGTGCAAGGTTCGCAGTGGATGGCGTGGGAGGCGTCCTGGTGGGGGCTGGCTGTGCGCGTTGCGGGTCGGATctgggccaggcgggcccggATCTGGTGGTAATGGCGATGGCTGCTCTCCCAGGGGGATGGTGGCCTATGCAGCGCTGGTTCACGCCAGCATTGTTGTGGTTTGCGAGGTGGCTGGTGGTGGCGCGCTTGGCGGTGGGGTGCTCGGCCATCGGTCGGCCAGATCTAGCCGGTCCGTGTGTCGACGTTCGTGCTACGGGTCAGCCGGACGTGGGGGTGGCCGGATGGCGGcaagacggtggcggcggcgtcctcgAGCGTGCGCGTCGGACCCGGGCCAGGCAGGCCTAGGTCTGGGGCTGCTTTGCGGGCCTGATGGGCCCGAGCTCTATGGAAGCTGCACCCGGCATGCTTGCCTTCTACTGCTGTTTACGTCCTCCTGCTCGTGCACGTTTGCGCTAGTGCTAAACCTGAGTGGTTTGGACCTGGCGGCGCCCTTGGGGCTTCTTGGCCAAGATCTTACGGGTTTGTGTGTTGGAGGAACGGGAGAAATCCCTGCTGGCGTGTCCAGCACCGACGCGGCGACGCATGTGGGTGTCGTCCTTCCTTCTTGGAGGGCGCCGTGGTTTCCCCCGCTCCATTCCCTGTCGAGTGCCGCCTAGGACCAGCTTGCTGGCCCGGGCAGCAGCGGCATCAGGacgtcgcatcccttcttgaaggtgctgcctTGGTGCTCGGGGATCTGTGGCAAGAAGTGTGGTGGTAGGGCAAGTTCCGGGGACGGCATGGTGGATGGCTCTGATCTCGCTTAGTCGCTAGTCGCTTTCGTCCATGCTATCTCCGAGAGTTgtatctttttctttcttgttgTTGGGCATGTTTTTGCTGCTGCCCCAGCGCTTTTCGTATGTGCGAATTCCTTGTATGgttgttgctttatttataaagcgggacgAAAGCATATTTCAACGAATACCTGACAAGGGAAACACGCTTTTCTCCAGAAAAGTATCGAGGAACTTCAACACAACCGAAGATTTACATGTGGCATTCTTTTCTATgtgaatgaaaaaaaaacagaCTTTCTTTCATTTGTAATAATAGCAAAGACTTGAAATAGACAAATATATGTGTCAAGGCGATAATGTAGGCATTTACCTTGCAGCTTTCTTTTTATTTCGTTGGCTGAAGATTTGCTAGAGACAAGATGCGCCCAGAGGCTGGTAGTACAACTAGAAACCATCTGGCTGAACCCTTTCTGTATGGAGGTCTTCAGCACTGAACATCAATGACACTTTCAGCGGCGTCAACAAGGAACCATTTACGATGTAAATGGTGTCAACAAGAACCTTTTATCCATTGTTAGATCCTGACGGAATCAAGGAACTTGTTCTTCTACTTTTACCTATAAGGCTATAATCTCTACTTCTCGTTCTAATCATCTACTTCTGTGCAATCTTGTATCCGGTGGTGAGTAGCAAAGAACGTGGTGTTGGCAACAAACGGCATATGTAAACTTGAAGGAGGATGAGAAAGTGGAGATCAAGCGAAGAGCAgcaagaggagatgcacggaTCAAATGAAGGGGTTTGCAGCTTGAGACGCGAATCAGGGAGTATTTTTTTTTAGACAAACCCAGTTAATTGAACGGTCTTTTTTTTTATACTAGCAAATTCAGCTGTCTTTGTTATAGCGGAGTTGAAGCTGGGATGGAGCACACATTAGTACGTACTAGGAAGGTagacgcggcggcacgccgcgcccgttggCTGTGTGTGTTTGCACAAAATATGCGGCGTAGTTGGGAAAGCAAAGACTAATATTTATTTTGACATGATTACATAGTTCCTCAGGTTCCTTAACATAAACAGGAAAAATATGCCCCACATGATCTACTTAGTCTAGTGAGCCAAAGTATGAAGAAATTGTGAAATGGGGTGGTAAGATATCTGCCTAAGGTCTTCTTGCTCTTTAGAGCATCAGTGGTCCGACCAGTTGTCCTCATCGTCGGAGAAAAGCAAGATGAATTCCATGCCCTGGTGAAGAAGTCGGTAGCCACGATGATTTCTGCCCTTGGCGAAGAAGTCTGACAGCTGGAGCCACCACTGTCAGACGAAATTGAGGGTTCGATCAGGTTCCTGTCGAACGATGAATCATGTTGCTTCATAGCTAGGAACTTGAAGGATGGTGAGGACCACCATAGTATGATCTGCCACAAAAAAGGATAACCCAGAGAGGTA contains the following coding sequences:
- the LOC124682696 gene encoding probable NEDD8-conjugating enzyme Ubc12-like, whose translation is MINLFKIKGQKKEDAASTNGKPVAKKQSPGELRLHKDIAELNLPKTTKISFPQGKDDLMNFEVTIRPDEGYYVGGKFAFTFQVAPAYPHEPPKVKCKTKVYHPNIDLEGNVCLNILREDWKPVLNINTIVYGLNLLFSQPNEEDPLNHEAAAVLRDNPQKFAKNVQRAMAGGFVDEIQFPRCM